The following proteins are encoded in a genomic region of Candidatus Aminicenantes bacterium:
- a CDS encoding mechanosensitive ion channel family protein translates to LGALWILGELNIDYAPFLVAAGGLSLAIGFGSQSLVKDFFSGFFMLMEEQLALGDVVKINGKAGVVEKISFRTIKMRSLDGTMHIIPNGSIDSVSNLTHKWSMAVVNIGVSYDTDAEKVMQVLKDICSGIMRDPLWKELLVDEPLPQGIISFGESSVNFRILAKTAPAQQWAVGRELNLRIKRAFDTRGIEIPYNYVNVINRTPDPVKAD, encoded by the coding sequence CCTCGGCGCCCTGTGGATTCTGGGAGAGTTAAACATAGACTATGCTCCCTTCCTGGTCGCCGCCGGAGGCTTGTCCCTGGCCATCGGCTTCGGTTCCCAATCGCTGGTCAAGGATTTCTTCAGCGGCTTCTTCATGCTCATGGAAGAACAACTGGCTCTGGGGGATGTGGTCAAGATCAACGGCAAAGCGGGCGTGGTGGAAAAGATCTCTTTCCGTACAATCAAGATGCGCTCCCTGGACGGCACCATGCACATCATCCCCAACGGCAGCATTGACAGCGTGTCCAATCTCACTCATAAGTGGTCCATGGCCGTGGTCAACATCGGCGTTTCCTACGACACCGACGCGGAAAAGGTCATGCAGGTGTTGAAGGATATCTGCAGCGGCATCATGCGCGACCCGTTATGGAAAGAGCTGTTGGTGGACGAACCCTTGCCCCAGGGCATTATCTCTTTCGGGGAGTCTTCGGTAAACTTCCGCATCCTGGCCAAGACAGCGCCCGCGCAGCAATGGGCGGTGGGTCGCGAATTGAACCTGCGCATCAAGCGGGCATTCGACACCAGGGGCATCGAGATCCCCTACAACTACGTCAACGTAATCAACCGCACACCTGATCCCGTAAAAGCGGACTGA
- a CDS encoding S9 family peptidase — translation MRGSIRCHGGKMKRVVTLLIAVVLFSANAVLLRGAGFKQELSPWLVLGPLPVSETEVRNHGTDEALAGFPHLDASRIHPRVGETVDWGTGPQVQWREYRKGNLAVSAPAIYYLATWVDADRWLAARLLLDRVDYAFTVYLDGKPQETFRVHADTWGVDMQLPAGCHQLVVKLLVRPKRIPRFLPHLEWSEEFGKMPLRASVEPGRNMDIKHVIYAAEAVNVSMAPDGRHVAVSLRRLDSKDMRRSWTEVLGVDSGRVVWTSEGVGNVTGITWLPDSSGFAFIRKHKESADIMVHRLRDHSLRTVCAGIARLKEVWWSPDNRYLVYAVEELPSPDSEWKYIREIADRAASSPRHVGLFVHFLSGSVTRCLTRPEERFHQARISPDGKRILLERKVPDPARRPYERYEGVIVDPATMERDILLADPWINEASWAPDSSRLLVIGGASAFGGKGNVLSGGSIPNDFDGQAYLFDIAGRSAAAISRTFSPSISSGFWPAQEDCIYFHVVDGAKESLSIWRKDRGFEILDFPVDVVHRVGWSVRRSVAVAWASGVTTPHRLYRVDLKRRRVGLLRDFNADLFRDIRFGKVEDRDYRTPEGRVVPGRLYYPPQFNPNRKYPLIVYYYGGTSPVTRDFAGRYPKNWYAAQGYMVYVLQPTGTVGYGQGASAVHVNDWGKQSAAEVIAAVDALVESHPNVDPDRIGGMGASYGGFLTQYLATVTQRFSALISHAGIASLASYWGVGDWGVLYSGVASADSFPWNRKSLYVEQSPLFMADRIHTPLLLLHGERDNNVPPGESYQMFAALKLLDREVALVTFKDQQHFILDPPQRRRWMRTIIAWFDHWLKGEPQAWDGMYPEKQAKN, via the coding sequence ATGCGCGGGTCGATCCGGTGTCATGGAGGAAAGATGAAAAGAGTCGTGACCTTGTTGATCGCCGTGGTGCTGTTTTCGGCAAACGCGGTCTTGCTCCGGGGAGCCGGATTCAAACAGGAGCTCTCTCCCTGGCTGGTATTGGGCCCCCTGCCCGTTTCTGAAACCGAGGTCCGCAACCATGGAACGGATGAGGCCCTGGCGGGCTTTCCGCACCTGGATGCTTCCCGCATACATCCCCGCGTCGGGGAGACGGTTGATTGGGGAACGGGCCCTCAGGTGCAATGGCGTGAATATCGCAAGGGCAACCTGGCGGTTTCCGCCCCGGCGATCTACTACCTGGCCACATGGGTGGACGCCGATCGGTGGCTGGCCGCCAGGCTGTTGCTGGACCGGGTGGATTACGCGTTTACCGTCTATCTGGACGGCAAACCCCAGGAGACGTTCCGGGTGCACGCGGATACCTGGGGGGTGGATATGCAACTGCCTGCGGGTTGTCATCAACTGGTGGTCAAGTTGCTGGTGCGTCCCAAACGGATCCCCCGTTTTCTGCCCCATTTGGAGTGGAGTGAAGAGTTCGGCAAAATGCCTTTGCGGGCTTCTGTTGAGCCCGGGCGGAATATGGACATCAAGCATGTAATCTATGCGGCTGAAGCCGTGAATGTAAGCATGGCACCGGATGGACGACACGTGGCTGTGTCTCTGAGGCGGTTGGATTCAAAAGATATGCGGCGCAGTTGGACTGAAGTGCTGGGAGTGGATTCCGGCCGCGTGGTGTGGACCAGTGAGGGCGTGGGCAATGTCACCGGCATTACATGGTTGCCTGATTCCTCGGGTTTCGCGTTTATCCGCAAGCACAAGGAAAGCGCCGATATTATGGTCCACCGGCTCAGGGATCATTCACTGCGAACGGTTTGTGCCGGTATCGCCCGTTTAAAGGAGGTATGGTGGTCCCCGGACAACCGCTACCTGGTTTATGCCGTGGAGGAACTTCCCTCGCCTGACTCTGAATGGAAATATATCAGGGAAATCGCCGACCGGGCTGCTTCTTCGCCTCGGCATGTGGGGTTGTTTGTCCATTTTTTGAGCGGTTCCGTGACCCGGTGCCTGACACGTCCCGAAGAACGGTTTCACCAGGCTCGTATCAGCCCCGACGGCAAACGCATCCTGTTGGAGCGCAAGGTTCCCGATCCCGCCCGGCGTCCGTATGAACGTTACGAGGGTGTTATTGTGGATCCGGCAACCATGGAACGCGATATACTGTTGGCGGATCCCTGGATTAACGAGGCTTCATGGGCTCCGGATTCCAGCCGGCTCCTGGTGATCGGCGGCGCTTCCGCCTTCGGTGGTAAGGGGAACGTATTGTCGGGTGGATCAATCCCGAATGACTTTGATGGTCAGGCGTATTTGTTCGATATCGCCGGCCGTTCGGCTGCCGCCATCTCCCGCACTTTTTCCCCCTCGATTTCCTCCGGTTTCTGGCCCGCGCAGGAGGATTGCATTTACTTCCACGTGGTGGATGGGGCAAAGGAATCGCTGTCTATATGGCGAAAAGACCGCGGGTTTGAAATCCTGGATTTCCCAGTGGACGTGGTGCATCGGGTGGGTTGGTCTGTGCGGCGCTCCGTGGCCGTGGCCTGGGCCTCCGGAGTCACCACTCCCCATCGCCTCTACCGGGTGGACTTGAAACGCCGCCGGGTCGGACTGTTGCGTGACTTTAACGCCGATTTGTTCCGCGACATCCGTTTCGGTAAGGTGGAAGACCGGGATTATCGTACTCCGGAAGGACGGGTGGTTCCCGGGCGCCTGTACTATCCGCCGCAATTCAACCCCAATCGCAAATACCCGCTCATCGTCTATTATTATGGCGGTACCTCGCCGGTTACCCGGGATTTCGCCGGGCGCTATCCCAAGAATTGGTATGCGGCCCAGGGCTATATGGTTTACGTGTTGCAGCCGACCGGGACCGTGGGTTACGGCCAGGGTGCGTCCGCCGTGCATGTCAATGACTGGGGAAAGCAGAGCGCCGCGGAGGTTATCGCCGCGGTGGATGCCCTGGTTGAATCCCACCCCAACGTGGACCCGGACCGAATCGGTGGTATGGGCGCTTCCTATGGCGGATTTTTGACCCAGTACCTGGCCACGGTCACGCAACGTTTTTCGGCCCTGATTTCTCACGCGGGAATCGCTTCTTTGGCCAGTTACTGGGGTGTGGGTGACTGGGGCGTGCTTTACAGTGGAGTGGCGTCAGCGGATTCCTTTCCCTGGAACCGCAAATCTCTCTATGTAGAACAAAGCCCCCTGTTCATGGCGGACCGCATTCACACTCCCCTGCTTCTGCTGCATGGGGAAAGGGACAACAATGTTCCTCCGGGGGAAAGTTACCAGATGTTTGCCGCCCTGAAACTGTTGGACCGCGAGGTCGCCCTCGTAACTTTCAAGGACCAGCAACACTTCATTCTGGATCCGCCACAGCGCCGGCGATGGATGCGCACCATTATCGCCTGGTTTGACCATTGGCTCAAAGGTGAACCCCAGGCCTGGGACGGCATGTATCCGGAAAAGCAGGCAAAGAACTGA
- a CDS encoding DUF229 domain-containing protein, with protein MKSIVLHIFLGMLLSMGGTCRASENEQPVPVIIIAVDTLRADRLGCYGYPRPTSPELDALAKKSVLFTRCFTPSPLTTPAFASLLTSLPPHRHGAKRNGLPIFPQMETLTDLLKAEGYRTGAFISSWPLKARLSGLDRGFDTYEEVFDKKRWLGTINPEGRAPTVNQRVFEWLDRCEEEPIFLWVHYSEPHAPYVHHKEFDFDYNRWHKELYHPDSDFSKMRNYDTEVGFVNHHIGRLIKRLKKDGLFDRAIVVFMSDHGESFGEHGEYGHGRKLFNSTLHVPLIMKFPESERAGSKLHHEVSLEDVAPTILGLLGMERPDWMIGRDLFIPEENRTLFSEAYKGAVHFRRGRYYHHKVEPIGYALVQRGEKVMLTPRNHRFRFYHWAKDPLEKHNLYLKRRSGLEEWKRLLDGYVRRVEEYLRISKQFVRNPGQMTKEDMEKLKTLGYF; from the coding sequence TTGAAATCAATTGTTCTACATATTTTTTTGGGGATGCTCTTGTCCATGGGTGGAACTTGCCGGGCGTCCGAGAATGAACAGCCCGTTCCCGTGATCATAATCGCCGTGGATACGTTGCGGGCGGATCGCCTGGGATGCTACGGTTACCCACGCCCGACCTCGCCGGAGTTGGATGCGTTGGCCAAAAAATCCGTTCTGTTTACGCGCTGCTTTACCCCTTCTCCACTGACGACTCCGGCTTTCGCGTCCCTGTTGACGTCCCTGCCCCCCCATCGCCATGGAGCCAAGCGCAATGGATTGCCCATCTTTCCCCAGATGGAAACCCTGACGGATTTGTTGAAGGCAGAGGGATACCGTACCGGCGCCTTTATCTCGAGCTGGCCGCTTAAAGCCCGGCTCAGTGGATTGGACCGCGGTTTCGATACTTATGAGGAGGTGTTTGACAAAAAGCGCTGGCTGGGAACCATTAATCCGGAAGGCCGTGCACCCACGGTTAACCAGCGCGTGTTTGAATGGCTGGACCGCTGCGAGGAAGAGCCGATCTTTCTCTGGGTCCATTACTCTGAGCCCCATGCCCCGTACGTTCACCACAAGGAATTCGACTTTGACTACAACCGTTGGCATAAAGAGTTGTACCATCCGGACAGCGATTTTTCCAAGATGCGCAATTACGATACCGAGGTGGGTTTCGTGAATCACCATATCGGCCGCCTGATCAAGCGACTGAAGAAAGACGGTCTGTTTGATCGCGCCATTGTGGTGTTTATGTCCGACCACGGCGAAAGTTTCGGCGAGCATGGTGAATACGGCCACGGTCGCAAACTGTTTAACTCCACCCTGCACGTGCCCTTGATAATGAAATTTCCCGAGAGCGAACGAGCGGGCTCAAAGCTTCATCATGAGGTTTCACTGGAAGACGTGGCGCCCACTATCCTGGGGCTGTTGGGAATGGAACGTCCGGATTGGATGATTGGGCGTGACTTGTTTATTCCCGAAGAGAACCGCACGCTATTTTCCGAAGCCTACAAGGGCGCCGTGCATTTCCGGCGTGGCCGTTATTACCACCACAAGGTTGAACCCATTGGTTATGCCCTGGTTCAGCGTGGAGAGAAAGTGATGCTGACTCCGCGCAACCATCGCTTTCGTTTCTATCACTGGGCGAAAGACCCCCTTGAAAAGCACAACCTTTACCTGAAGCGCCGCTCCGGCCTGGAAGAATGGAAACGCCTGCTGGATGGTTATGTGCGCCGGGTAGAGGAATACCTGAGAATCAGCAAACAATTTGTGCGCAACCCCGGACAGATGACCAAAGAAGATATGGAGAAACTAAAAACGTTGGGTTATTTTTAG
- a CDS encoding NAD-dependent epimerase/dehydratase family protein — MTDCWKSRFIGVTGAAGFIGNRLVHALVEKGARVRALVHSTPLKENVEVMQGDVADAGTMADFCRGLDGVFHLATALGNRRIPESEFMRINAKGTTTLLEQARRAGVKRVVHFGSAGIYGRTSGRTLLKEGDKGRPVDAYEKSKFAGEQAALDWNAPPEVCLIRPGWVYGEGDRRTFKLISRIHSGFFFVAGSGRILQTPVYVDDLVEAALAVFQQGAPGRDYNAAGAAVTVNHLAGAIAVALGRSPRFIHIPVSLLLPPAVAMETLFGLAGREAPLSRSRLAFFRRGKPLDTTRIRTELGVRFSTSLEDGLQKAVQGYRDLGWIPGT; from the coding sequence ATGACTGATTGCTGGAAATCTCGATTCATCGGCGTTACCGGAGCCGCCGGCTTTATCGGCAATCGCCTGGTGCATGCCCTGGTTGAAAAAGGCGCGCGCGTGCGCGCCCTCGTTCACTCCACTCCACTGAAAGAAAATGTTGAGGTCATGCAGGGCGATGTGGCCGATGCCGGCACCATGGCTGATTTCTGCCGCGGACTGGATGGGGTATTTCATTTGGCCACCGCCCTGGGCAACCGGCGTATCCCCGAAAGCGAATTCATGCGCATCAATGCGAAAGGCACCACCACCTTGCTGGAGCAGGCGCGCCGCGCCGGGGTAAAACGGGTGGTCCACTTCGGCAGCGCCGGGATCTATGGCCGCACATCGGGGCGTACATTGCTCAAAGAGGGAGATAAGGGCCGTCCCGTGGATGCATACGAAAAAAGTAAGTTTGCCGGGGAACAGGCCGCCCTTGACTGGAACGCTCCCCCCGAGGTTTGCCTGATCCGGCCCGGCTGGGTGTATGGTGAAGGCGACCGGCGCACATTCAAGTTAATCAGCCGGATTCATTCGGGTTTTTTCTTTGTGGCCGGAAGCGGCCGCATCCTGCAGACCCCGGTATATGTAGACGACCTGGTCGAGGCGGCGCTGGCCGTATTCCAGCAAGGCGCACCCGGCCGGGATTACAACGCCGCGGGCGCGGCCGTTACAGTCAACCATCTGGCCGGTGCCATTGCCGTTGCCCTGGGTCGCAGTCCCCGTTTCATCCATATCCCGGTCAGCCTGCTTTTGCCTCCGGCGGTAGCCATGGAAACCCTTTTCGGCCTCGCCGGCAGAGAAGCGCCATTGAGCCGCTCGCGATTGGCATTTTTCCGCCGCGGCAAACCCCTGGATACCACCCGCATCCGTACCGAACTGGGCGTCCGTTTTTCCACCTCACTTGAAGACGGTCTGCAAAAAGCCGTTCAGGGATACCGGGACCTGGGCTGGATCCCCGGGACCTGA